In Scatophagus argus isolate fScaArg1 chromosome 14, fScaArg1.pri, whole genome shotgun sequence, the following proteins share a genomic window:
- the hhla2a.1 gene encoding uncharacterized protein hhla2a.1 translates to MAETHGLMIMLLIFLETLLLTNSKVILPDANVTCIIPDDCILPCNFRPTGTVVIHWYKQQIPVHSYYYNKDQFGLQNKHFSGRTCLFNSHIPHGNASLLLRKVKVQDKGRYKCYTSTRKGNQEIFVNLEVKALIQSVTMETSDEMVTCSSHNIYPVPQVTWSTDPPSAQEVLENSTIKTTDHKGLFTVVSALRILGNRPNYTYFCSFISADKTQVWTASRKTQDHITQDDGHALSIPCIAPYSLQNFSLIWTFTSSSEPTVILRYDTKTKHTFNMWEGQAELDQDLLLYGDASLLLHKPDTEKHSGTYTCTFSGLQSKHIIQTKVNITVSSICVDEQNVQRSWWSTAASAAFFLFTIIIALSQCANQRAMETRTASHRYNGTGFVENSLHKHLSTTALYIIGQHGIECNRLQFEALDQLAGSTPNTAEECTVALPPGTEVGQEETTVALPVEGSDGLQSSSLEKDGLANIEPDTINIK, encoded by the exons TCATATTGCCAGATGCCAACGTTACGTGTATCATCCCTGATGACTGCATCCTGCCTTGTAACTTCAGACCTACTGGGACAGTGGTGATCCACTGGTACAAGCAACAAATCCCTGTCCACAGCTACTACTACAACAAGGATCAGTTTGGACTCCAGAACAAGCACTTCAGCGGAAGGACCTGCTTGTTCAACTCCCACATCCCTCATGGCAATGCCTCCCTGCTCCTCAGGAAGGTCAAAGTTCAAGACAAAGGCAGATACAAGTGTTACACGAGCACACGGAAGGGCAATCAGGAGATCTTTGTTAACCTGGAGGTGAAAG CTCTCATCCAGTCGGTGACCATGGAGACAAGTGATGAGATGGTCACCTGCTCCTCTCACAACATCTACCCCGTCCCTCAGGTGACATGGTCTACAGACCCCCCCTCTGCCCAGGAAGTTTTGGAAAATTCAACCATCAAAACCACAGACCACAAGGGTTTGTTCACTGTGGTCAGCGCGCTGAGGATTTTGGGTAATCGCCCCAACTATACCTACTTCTgctctttcatttctgctgacaAGACCCAGGTGTGGACTGCCTCAAGGAAAACCCAAG ATCACATAACACAGGATGATGGTCATGCACTGTCCATCCCGTGCATTGCACCATACAGTCTCCAGAATTTCTCCCTCATCTGGACCTTTACCTCATCCAGTGAGCCCACAGTCATCTTGAGATATGACACAAAGACCAAACACACCTTTAACATGTGGGAGGGTCAAGCTGAACTGGACCAGGACCTGCTTCTTTATGGAGACGCGTCTCTTCTGCTTCACAAGCCAGACACTGAGAAACACTCCGGTACATATACTTGCACCTTCTCAGGCCTGCAGAGCAAACACATCATTCAGACCAAAGTAAACATCACTGTTTCATCAATAT GTGTTGATGAGCAGAATGTACAGAGGTCGTGGTGGAGCACCGCAGCTTCTGcagcttttttcctcttcaccatcATTATTGCTCTCTCTCAGTGTGCAAACCAAAGAG CAATGGAGACCAGAACTGCCTCACACAGATACAATGGGACAGGTTTTGTCGAGAATAGTCTTCACAAACATCTAAGCACCACAGCTTTATACATAATTGGACAACATGGAATTGAATGCAACAGACTACAGTTTGAAGCACTGGATCAACTGGCAGGCAGTACACCCAACACTGCAGAGGAGTGTACTGTGGCTTTACCACCAGGCACTGAAGTGGGACAGGAGGAAACAACAGTTGCATTACCTGTGGAAGGAAGTGATGGGCTGCAATCCAGCAGTCTAGAGAAGGATGGACTTGCAAACATTGAGCCTGATACCATAAATATCAAGTGA